The stretch of DNA TTGCGTACAGGCTCGGGGTAGAGCTCGGGAGACCCATCGACGCGCCCCGATACCTGACTAAAGCGGTGACGAGGTAGCAGTGGGCCTCGGGCCTCTTTTCTACGAGAAGCCGATAACCCCGCCGAACCCCATAGGGCACCCGCTGGCAGGCTACATCGCGCGCCGTGGGAAGTCGCAGGGAGTCCACGACGACATATTCGCGAGGCTGCTAGCCTTAGACTCTGAGGAAACCTTAGTGGCTCTCAGCTTGGACCTTCTCGGAGTGGACGATCAGATATACTCGGATTTGGCGAGAATTGCGGAGAGGATCTACGGGAGTAGCCTTTTGATAGTCTCAGCCACTCACACTCACTCGGCTCCAGCAACCCTTTTCAGGTCCCCTCTGCTAACCTTCTGCGGGGAGTGTTTTGACGGGGATTACTACGCGTACTTCCTCAGCGTTGTCGAGGAGCTTTTCTCGGAGACCCAAGCCGTTCGACCGGAATCAGCGCACCTATGCAGGTCAAGCGTCCGCGGCGTGGCGACAGACAGAAACGACCCTGCAAAGCACCAGGTTCTCTCAGCGTACTCCTTAGTATTCAATTACGGTGGCTCAAGGACTCTTCTCTTCAACGTCGGAGTCCACCCGACTGTGCTCGGCCCTGAGAACCTCCTCATATCCTCCGACCTCGTCGGCTACGCGGTACAGCGCCTCAAGTCGAAGGGCTTCGGGGGAGTGCTCTTCTTCAACGGGGCGGCCGGCAACATCTCCACGCGCTTTACCCGGAGGTCGCAGAGCTTTGAGGAGGCCAGGAGGCTGGGCTACCTGCTAGCCGACCAAGTTGGAGCAAGCCCCGGCAACTGCAAGGCTTTAGCTCTCGATGACGTGGCCAGCAGGCAGGAGAGGCTCGACGTCGAGCTGAAGGACCCCCGGAGAATTCTGTCAAGCTACAAGCCCAGCGAGAGGGGAGGAAGGGTAGGCGAGTCGCTGAACGAGGGCCTGCTACTGCTCGAGAGGTTTTCAAGATGCCCCAACTACCCGTCTAGGGAGACGGCGCTTCTCCAGGCGATACGGCTAGGAGACGCAGCGATCGTAGCGGTTCCGTTCGAGCTCCACACGGACATTTACGGGGGGCTCGCTCAAGCCGCTGAAGAGCATGGCATTAAGGATCTCCTTATCTTCTCCTACTCAAACGGCTACCTGGGCTACCTCTCGAGCACTGAGGGCGAGGTAACGTACGAGAGGCTGGCGCAACTGATCAGCGACAGAACTTTCGCCGAGGTGAAGAGCACACTGACGCGTATGCTGGCTTCACTCTAGGCTGACGGGCTCACCCTTGAAGCAAGACTCGTAGAAGCTGTTTAAGAGGATCTGGTTGCGAAGGCCGTCGCGGAGGGTGGGGTACGCGCTTTCCCTCAGCCCGGAGACATCTTCGATGAAGTGCTTCAGTAAGATGAGGTAGGCGTACACCCAGCCCTCGAAGCTCTTGGGAGCAGGCCAGGTGAGCCAAGGATACATTTCCTCGAAGCCCCGCGAGGCTTTTTCAACCCTAGCTGTTTCTCGCTTGAAGACATAGAGGGTTTGGGGCTCGGCTATCGAGAAGCGTAGCCCCCCTTTCTCCCCGTGCACCTCTACCCTCATCTGCTCCTCGAATCCCGGCGACACCTTTGAAGCCTCCACGCTTCCAACTGCATTCCTCTCGAGCTCTATCAGCGCGAAACCGACGTCCTCCGTGTCTACTTTAACTTTTCCCCCGGTGCGAGGGTCGACCCTTTCACCAACCAGCGTGTACATTCTACCCCAAATTCTCCTGATCCTTTGCCCAGTCAGGTACTCCGAGAGGTCTAACGGGTGTACGCCTAGGTCGGCGAAAACGCCGCCCCCAGCTACCTCCTTGCTCATGCGCCACTCGAACGGGGTGTCGGGGTACGCGTGCTTCGCGTGCGCTATAACAGCCCTGAACTCACGCACATCGCCTAAATCCCCCCTCGCGATGAGGTCGCGGGCGGCGACCGATGCTGGGAGAAGCCGGCTGACCAGGCATATCGCTCCCTTCCTACCCAGCCTCTCGGCCTTGAGGGTCACCTCCTCGGCGTCCCTAACGTTCGTAGCAAAGGGTTTCTCGACTACAATATGAGCTCCCGCCTCGAGTGCTCTGAGCGAGTAGTACGCGTGGGTGTTATTGGGGGAAGCTATGACGACGACATCTAAGTCGCCCCTGAAGAACTCCTCCTCCTTTGTTGTCCACTCCCTAAACCCGTACTGCCTGGCAAACGACTCTACTCTCGCGGGAGTTGAGCTCATCGCACGGGCTAGCTCGACCTGCGGGAAGCCGCTTTCGCGGACGGTAAACTTCAGCGCGTTTAAAGCCCATGCTTGGGCGTTGGCCGACCAGCCTGACCCGATGATTCCTACCCTCAGCTTCGTCTCGGTTCACCATCAGAACTTTAGGCTCCGGATCTTCTGCTCCATGTCCACCGGCTTGGGCGGGAAGTCTGGTAACTGCTGGTAGTACAGTTTCACGCCCATGTCCAGTAGCCTGAGAAGAGCCTTGTGGTCTTCTGGGCCGATGGCGAAGGTTTTCTCAATATACACTCTGCCTGCCCTGAGCCCCATCTGCCCCAGTAGAATCGAGTTCACCTTTATACCTGATTTCTCGAGGAACGACAAGACATCCACAGGGTTCTCGAA from Infirmifilum sp. NZ encodes:
- a CDS encoding PTS system mannose/fructose/N-acetylgalactosamine-transporter subunit IIB; the protein is MASQQNIFIRIDDRFIHGQVTTAWTKKFGVTAIWVVNDKMAGNPTLKQLQIMLAPPGVSVAVLKVEEAAEKVKGIKNTEKVLMLFENPVDVLSFLEKSGIKVNSILLGQMGLRAGRVYIEKTFAIGPEDHKALLRLLDMGVKLYYQQLPDFPPKPVDMEQKIRSLKF
- a CDS encoding Gfo/Idh/MocA family protein, with translation MRVGIIGSGWSANAQAWALNALKFTVRESGFPQVELARAMSSTPARVESFARQYGFREWTTKEEEFFRGDLDVVVIASPNNTHAYYSLRALEAGAHIVVEKPFATNVRDAEEVTLKAERLGRKGAICLVSRLLPASVAARDLIARGDLGDVREFRAVIAHAKHAYPDTPFEWRMSKEVAGGGVFADLGVHPLDLSEYLTGQRIRRIWGRMYTLVGERVDPRTGGKVKVDTEDVGFALIELERNAVGSVEASKVSPGFEEQMRVEVHGEKGGLRFSIAEPQTLYVFKRETARVEKASRGFEEMYPWLTWPAPKSFEGWVYAYLILLKHFIEDVSGLRESAYPTLRDGLRNQILLNSFYESCFKGEPVSLE